In Solanum lycopersicum chromosome 5, SLM_r2.1, the following are encoded in one genomic region:
- the LOC138348586 gene encoding uncharacterized protein gives MENILKTLTTLCTKVDSMGLRIQKLEENVESTSQQHDYKHAELRRSADEKKPELEGEVGKLRKTHNNVCSDTAAGTSKRTSEKPKNTNLNQLFAKPFTQKPQMQIPAEPQTSTYAVSLQNDKKRYNYITQSYIENIYKIQTYLNLNPRSIQTKNPEEDYITQKLQGYNKLIAQPKTNPNLVKTCYNYGLLNTVYTYTGEEIVGIPELHRAFLTYKRITKGNLFYIKCYTAPAEILYEEIKSPIQVVKIGLTKDMIIPEEIEKQNEIPKVEIPNFYANKRIIGIATIIQELANNYLNGNAIWSYYARDQVMIYANSKELRKSDMDEVQRWILSLLQPEEQPSTRSLKKGFISEELLVRYCKLISNKHPDHKCSKCNGEDNVIPTVDLE, from the coding sequence atggaaaacatactcaaaaccctaactacactttgtacaaaagtggatAGTATGGGCTTGAGAATccaaaagctagaagaaaatgtagaatctacaagtcagcagcatgactataaacatgcggagctacgtcgttcggcagaCGAAAAAAAGCCAGAGCTAGAAGGAGAAGTTGGGAAACTCCGgaaaacccataacaatgtttgttcagatacagctgcaggtacaagtaaaagaactagtgaaaaaccaaaaaacacaaacttaaaccagttatttgcaaaaccatttaccCAAAAACCACAAATGCAGATACCAGCAGAACCACAAACATCAACCTATGCAGTAAGCCTACAAAAcgacaaaaaaagatataactatattacccaatcttacattgaaaacatatacaaaatccaaacatacctaaacctaaacccaagatctatacaaacaaaaaatcctgaagaagattatataacccagaaactacaaggatataacaaacttattgcACAACCTAAGACCAACCCCAacctagtaaaaacatgttacAACTACGGACTACTAAATACAGTATACACATATACCGGAGAAGAGATAGTAGGAATACCAGAATTACATAGAGCATTTCtaacatataaaagaattaccaaaggaaatttattctatataaaatgttatacagcaccagcagagatattatacgaagagataaaatcaccaatacaggtggtaaagataggattaacaaaagatatgattattccagaagagatagaaaaacaaaatgagataccaaaagtagaaatacctaatttttatgcaaataaaagaataattggtatagctacaattatacaagagctagcaaacaattatttaaatggcaATGCTATTTGGAGCTATTATGCAAGAGATCAGGTAATGATATATGCAAACTCCAAAGAACTAAGAAAATCAGATATGGACGAAGTTCAAAGATGGATTTTGTCATTGTTACAACCAGAAGAACAACCATCTACGAGATCTTTGAAGAAAGGATTTATTTCAGAAGAATTATTAGTAAGGTATTGCAAACTTATCAGCAACAAACATCCAGACCACAAATGCTCCAAATGCAACGGAGAAGACAATGTGATACCTACAGTTGATTtagaataa